The following coding sequences lie in one Vanacampus margaritifer isolate UIUO_Vmar chromosome 16, RoL_Vmar_1.0, whole genome shotgun sequence genomic window:
- the LOC144035941 gene encoding claudin-7-B-like, translating to MANSGLQMFGFALALLGLIGLIVGTILPQWKMSAYVGDNIITAVAMYEGLWMSCAFQSTGQIQCKVYDSILQLNSALQATRALMIVSIIVTVAGLGAACMGMKCTNCGGDDKTRKSRIAMAGGIILLIGALCAIVACSWYAHDIIQAFYNPFTPVNTKYEFGSAVFIAWAGAFLVVIGGGMLAASCPRGKPSPKYPISRPPSSTKEYV from the exons atggccaactCGGGTTTGCAGATGTTCGGATTCGCCCTGGCGCTTCTGGGCTTAATTGGCTTGATAGTGGGCACAATTTTGCCCCAGTGGAAGATGTCAGCGTATGTCGGggacaacatcatcacagcagTGGCCATGTACGAAGGCCTTTGGATGTCCTGTGCCTTCCAAAGCACAGGCCAGATCCAATGCAAAGTCTACGACTCCATCCTCCAACTCAACA GTGCCCTCCAGGCAACGCGCGCCCTCATGATTGTGAGCATTATCGTAACGGTGGCCGGCTTGGGCGCGGCCTGCATGGGAATGAAGTGCACCAACTGTGGCGGCGATGACAAAACGCGCAAGTCTCGCATTGCCATGGCGGGGGGCATTATCTTACTGATTGGAG CTTTGTGCGCCATTGTTGCCTGCTCTTGGTACGCTCATGACATCATCCAAGCCTTTTACAACCCTTTCACTCCAGTCAATACTAA GTATGAGTTTGGGTCGGCCGTTTTCATTGCCTGGGCTGGAGCCTTCTTGGTTGTAATTGGCGGTGGCATGCTGGCGGCGTCTTGCCCCAGAGGCAAACCTTCACCAAAGTATCCCATCTCCAGACCGCCTAGCAGCACCAAGGAATATGTTTGA